From Drosophila suzukii unplaced genomic scaffold, CBGP_Dsuzu_IsoJpt1.0 scf_4, whole genome shotgun sequence, a single genomic window includes:
- the Haspin gene encoding serine/threonine-protein kinase haspin homolog isoform X10 yields MDKSSGDEIWEDSFDKLLDPRPQQSNLNIIKKNVRLSYNIDTSVENSSHSIKGCSPKSCNRSVSISTPNYNHLGKDLFNCGLSPINRLQLDGFEDTTEKCNADKDAEPNTKKRGLIVPSKNQIDTFSKFSNQTNKVACASNQSNKIVGVVLKPGKWRKSLNIFRQTQISVLNESKKLESRNSVCQDRKSIFLNGLNKQNVISQQDFYKYCNQGKPLKFNAAYSQYKMLKTHKIGEGAYGEVFRYTPNRKGCKNDLVLKIIPIEGSIEVNGEKQKNFSQIWPEIIITKKLSSIQGFANIEKVSTVKGKYPQHFVKLWKRYDDEKGSENDHPGLFGENQLFVVLELHFAGSDMSNVIFLNSEQSFYALQQIILTLAVGEEDYQFEHRDLHWGNILIKSTTKKHICFKFNNTDLIVDSKGVNITIIDYTLSRITIDECCYFNDLSNDEELFQASGDYQFDIYRMMRNELKHD; encoded by the exons ATGGATAAATCATCAGGAGACGAAATATGGGAGGATTCGTTTGATAAATTGTTGGACCCGAGACC GCAACAAAGTAATCTGAACATAATAAAGAAGAATGTAAGATTATCATATAATATCGACACGAGTGTAGAAAATAGCAGCCACAGTATAAAAGGTTGTTCACCAAAAAGTTGCAATCGAAGTGTATCTATATCAACACCTAATTATAACCACTTAGGCAAGGACTTGTTTAATTGCGGTTTGTCTCCGATCAACCGCTTACAACTTGATGGTTTTGAAGACACGACTGAGAAATGCAATGCCGATAAGGATGCAGAGccaaatacaaaaaaaagaggTTTGATAGTACCATCTAAAAACCAAATTGACACATTTTCTAAATTTAGTAACCAAACAAATAAGGTTGCTTGTGCTAGTAACCAATCGAATAAGATTGTTGGTGTTGTACTAAAACCAGGAAAGTGGCGTAAGTCACTAAACATTTTTCGCCAAACTCAAATAAGTGTTCTAAATGAAAGCAAAAAATTGGAAAGCCGGAACTCAGTATGCCAGGATCGGAagtcaatatttttaaatggtctaaataaacaaaatgttatttctcAACAAGACTTCTATAAATATTGCAATCAAGGCAAGCCCCTTAAATTTAATGCTGCATATTCGCAATATAAAATGTTGAAAACCCACAAAATAGGCGAAGGGGCTTACGGAGAAGTCTTTCGTTACACTCCAAACCGTAAAGGATGTAAAAATGATCTAGTTTTAAAGATAATACCCATCGAAGGTTCTATTGAAGTTAATggagaaaaacaaaaaaattttagtcAAATTTGGCCAGAAATAATTATTACTAAAAAATTGAGCAGCATTCAAGGATTCGCAAACATTGAAAAG GTATCAACAGTAAAAGGAAAATACCCACAACATTTTGTAAAGCTTTGGAAACGATATGACGATGAAAAAGGATCAGAGAATGACCATCCTGGACTTTTTGGAGAAAATCAACTTTTCGTAGTTTTAGAACTACATTTTGCAGGAAGTGACATGTcaaatgttatatttttaaactcGGAACAGTCATTTTACGCATTGCAACAG ATTATTCTGACTTTGGCTGTTGGTGAGGAAGATTATCAGTTCGAACATAGGGATCTCCATTGGGGAAACATATTGATTAAATCTACCACTAAAAAACACAtttgtttcaaatttaatAACACTGACTTGATTGTGGATTCGAAAGGAGTGAACATAACTATTATTGACTATACTCTTTCAAGAATAACCATTGATGAATGCTGCTACTTTAATGACCTCTCAAATGATGAGGAACTTTTTCAGGCATCAGGAgattatcaatttgatatttaCCGAATGATGCGTAATGAATTAAA
- the Haspin gene encoding serine/threonine-protein kinase haspin homolog isoform X7, producing the protein MDKSSGDEIWEDSFDKLLDPRPQQSNLNIIKKNVRLSYNIDTSVENSSHSIKGCSPKSCNRSVSISTPNYNHLGKDLFNCGLSPINRLQLDGFEDTTEKCNADKDAEPNTKKRGLIVPSKNQIDTFSKFSNQTNKVACASNQSNKIVGVVLKPGKWRKSLNIFRQTQISVLNESKKLESRNSVCQDRKSIFLNGLNKQNVISQQDFYKYCNQGKPLKFNAAYSQYKMLKTHKIGEGAYGEVFRYTPNRKGCKNDLVLKIIPIEGSIEVNGEKQKNFSQIWPEIIITKKLSSIQGFANIEKVSTVKGKYPQHFVKLWKRYDDEKGSENDHPGLFGENQLFVVLELHFAGSDMSNVIFLNSEQSFYALQQIILTLAVGEEDYQFEHRDLHWGNILIKSTTKKHICFKFNNTDLIVDSKGVNITIIDYTLSRITIDECCYFNDLSNDEELFQASGDYQFDIYRMMRNELKDNSICLAFSLFYSALQWTQLVNIRFKDL; encoded by the exons ATGGATAAATCATCAGGAGACGAAATATGGGAGGATTCGTTTGATAAATTGTTGGACCCGAGACC GCAACAAAGTAATCTGAACATAATAAAGAAGAATGTAAGATTATCATATAATATCGACACGAGTGTAGAAAATAGCAGCCACAGTATAAAAGGTTGTTCACCAAAAAGTTGCAATCGAAGTGTATCTATATCAACACCTAATTATAACCACTTAGGCAAGGACTTGTTTAATTGCGGTTTGTCTCCGATCAACCGCTTACAACTTGATGGTTTTGAAGACACGACTGAGAAATGCAATGCCGATAAGGATGCAGAGccaaatacaaaaaaaagaggTTTGATAGTACCATCTAAAAACCAAATTGACACATTTTCTAAATTTAGTAACCAAACAAATAAGGTTGCTTGTGCTAGTAACCAATCGAATAAGATTGTTGGTGTTGTACTAAAACCAGGAAAGTGGCGTAAGTCACTAAACATTTTTCGCCAAACTCAAATAAGTGTTCTAAATGAAAGCAAAAAATTGGAAAGCCGGAACTCAGTATGCCAGGATCGGAagtcaatatttttaaatggtctaaataaacaaaatgttatttctcAACAAGACTTCTATAAATATTGCAATCAAGGCAAGCCCCTTAAATTTAATGCTGCATATTCGCAATATAAAATGTTGAAAACCCACAAAATAGGCGAAGGGGCTTACGGAGAAGTCTTTCGTTACACTCCAAACCGTAAAGGATGTAAAAATGATCTAGTTTTAAAGATAATACCCATCGAAGGTTCTATTGAAGTTAATggagaaaaacaaaaaaattttagtcAAATTTGGCCAGAAATAATTATTACTAAAAAATTGAGCAGCATTCAAGGATTCGCAAACATTGAAAAG GTATCAACAGTAAAAGGAAAATACCCACAACATTTTGTAAAGCTTTGGAAACGATATGACGATGAAAAAGGATCAGAGAATGACCATCCTGGACTTTTTGGAGAAAATCAACTTTTCGTAGTTTTAGAACTACATTTTGCAGGAAGTGACATGTcaaatgttatatttttaaactcGGAACAGTCATTTTACGCATTGCAACAG ATTATTCTGACTTTGGCTGTTGGTGAGGAAGATTATCAGTTCGAACATAGGGATCTCCATTGGGGAAACATATTGATTAAATCTACCACTAAAAAACACAtttgtttcaaatttaatAACACTGACTTGATTGTGGATTCGAAAGGAGTGAACATAACTATTATTGACTATACTCTTTCAAGAATAACCATTGATGAATGCTGCTACTTTAATGACCTCTCAAATGATGAGGAACTTTTTCAGGCATCAGGAgattatcaatttgatatttaCCGAATGATGCGTAATGAATTAAA AGATAATTCTATCTGCCTTGCATTTTCGCTCTTCTATTCTGCTTTGCAATGGACGCAACTGGTGAACATAAGATTCAAAGATCTGTAA
- the Haspin gene encoding serine/threonine-protein kinase haspin homolog isoform X8 yields the protein MDKSSGDEIWEDSFDKLLDPRPQQSNLNIIKKNVRLSYNIDTSVENSSHSIKGCSPKSCNRSVSISTPNYNHLGKDLFNCGLSPINRLQLDGFEDTTEKCNADKDAEPNTKKRGLIVPSKNQIDTFSKFSNQTNKVACASNQSNKIVGVVLKPGKWRKSLNIFRQTQISVLNESKKLESRNSVCQDRKSIFLNGLNKQNVISQQDFYKYCNQGKPLKFNAAYSQYKMLKTHKIGEGAYGEVFRYTPNRKGCKNDLVLKIIPIEGSIEVNGEKQKNFSQIWPEIIITKKLSSIQGFANIEKVSTVKGKYPQHFVKLWKRYDDEKGSENDHPGLFGENQLFVVLELHFAGSDMSNVIFLNSEQSFYALQQIILTLAVGEEDYQFEHRDLHWGNILIKSTTKKHICFKFNNTDLIVDSKGVNITIIDYTLSRITIDECCYFNDLSNDEELFQASGDYQFDIYRMMRNELKFERPF from the exons ATGGATAAATCATCAGGAGACGAAATATGGGAGGATTCGTTTGATAAATTGTTGGACCCGAGACC GCAACAAAGTAATCTGAACATAATAAAGAAGAATGTAAGATTATCATATAATATCGACACGAGTGTAGAAAATAGCAGCCACAGTATAAAAGGTTGTTCACCAAAAAGTTGCAATCGAAGTGTATCTATATCAACACCTAATTATAACCACTTAGGCAAGGACTTGTTTAATTGCGGTTTGTCTCCGATCAACCGCTTACAACTTGATGGTTTTGAAGACACGACTGAGAAATGCAATGCCGATAAGGATGCAGAGccaaatacaaaaaaaagaggTTTGATAGTACCATCTAAAAACCAAATTGACACATTTTCTAAATTTAGTAACCAAACAAATAAGGTTGCTTGTGCTAGTAACCAATCGAATAAGATTGTTGGTGTTGTACTAAAACCAGGAAAGTGGCGTAAGTCACTAAACATTTTTCGCCAAACTCAAATAAGTGTTCTAAATGAAAGCAAAAAATTGGAAAGCCGGAACTCAGTATGCCAGGATCGGAagtcaatatttttaaatggtctaaataaacaaaatgttatttctcAACAAGACTTCTATAAATATTGCAATCAAGGCAAGCCCCTTAAATTTAATGCTGCATATTCGCAATATAAAATGTTGAAAACCCACAAAATAGGCGAAGGGGCTTACGGAGAAGTCTTTCGTTACACTCCAAACCGTAAAGGATGTAAAAATGATCTAGTTTTAAAGATAATACCCATCGAAGGTTCTATTGAAGTTAATggagaaaaacaaaaaaattttagtcAAATTTGGCCAGAAATAATTATTACTAAAAAATTGAGCAGCATTCAAGGATTCGCAAACATTGAAAAG GTATCAACAGTAAAAGGAAAATACCCACAACATTTTGTAAAGCTTTGGAAACGATATGACGATGAAAAAGGATCAGAGAATGACCATCCTGGACTTTTTGGAGAAAATCAACTTTTCGTAGTTTTAGAACTACATTTTGCAGGAAGTGACATGTcaaatgttatatttttaaactcGGAACAGTCATTTTACGCATTGCAACAG ATTATTCTGACTTTGGCTGTTGGTGAGGAAGATTATCAGTTCGAACATAGGGATCTCCATTGGGGAAACATATTGATTAAATCTACCACTAAAAAACACAtttgtttcaaatttaatAACACTGACTTGATTGTGGATTCGAAAGGAGTGAACATAACTATTATTGACTATACTCTTTCAAGAATAACCATTGATGAATGCTGCTACTTTAATGACCTCTCAAATGATGAGGAACTTTTTCAGGCATCAGGAgattatcaatttgatatttaCCGAATGATGCGTAATGAATTAAA
- the Haspin gene encoding serine/threonine-protein kinase haspin homolog isoform X9, producing the protein MDKSSGDEIWEDSFDKLLDPRPQQSNLNIIKKNVRLSYNIDTSVENSSHSIKGCSPKSCNRSVSISTPNYNHLGKDLFNCGLSPINRLQLDGFEDTTEKCNADKDAEPNTKKRGLIVPSKNQIDTFSKFSNQTNKVACASNQSNKIVGVVLKPGKWRKSLNIFRQTQISVLNESKKLESRNSVCQDRKSIFLNGLNKQNVISQQDFYKYCNQGKPLKFNAAYSQYKMLKTHKIGEGAYGEVFRYTPNRKGCKNDLVLKIIPIEGSIEVNGEKQKNFSQIWPEIIITKKLSSIQGFANIEKVSTVKGKYPQHFVKLWKRYDDEKGSENDHPGLFGENQLFVVLELHFAGSDMSNVIFLNSEQSFYALQQIILTLAVGEEDYQFEHRDLHWGNILIKSTTKKHICFKFNNTDLIVDSKGVNITIIDYTLSRITIDECCYFNDLSNDEELFQASGDYQFDIYRMMRNELKEYH; encoded by the exons ATGGATAAATCATCAGGAGACGAAATATGGGAGGATTCGTTTGATAAATTGTTGGACCCGAGACC GCAACAAAGTAATCTGAACATAATAAAGAAGAATGTAAGATTATCATATAATATCGACACGAGTGTAGAAAATAGCAGCCACAGTATAAAAGGTTGTTCACCAAAAAGTTGCAATCGAAGTGTATCTATATCAACACCTAATTATAACCACTTAGGCAAGGACTTGTTTAATTGCGGTTTGTCTCCGATCAACCGCTTACAACTTGATGGTTTTGAAGACACGACTGAGAAATGCAATGCCGATAAGGATGCAGAGccaaatacaaaaaaaagaggTTTGATAGTACCATCTAAAAACCAAATTGACACATTTTCTAAATTTAGTAACCAAACAAATAAGGTTGCTTGTGCTAGTAACCAATCGAATAAGATTGTTGGTGTTGTACTAAAACCAGGAAAGTGGCGTAAGTCACTAAACATTTTTCGCCAAACTCAAATAAGTGTTCTAAATGAAAGCAAAAAATTGGAAAGCCGGAACTCAGTATGCCAGGATCGGAagtcaatatttttaaatggtctaaataaacaaaatgttatttctcAACAAGACTTCTATAAATATTGCAATCAAGGCAAGCCCCTTAAATTTAATGCTGCATATTCGCAATATAAAATGTTGAAAACCCACAAAATAGGCGAAGGGGCTTACGGAGAAGTCTTTCGTTACACTCCAAACCGTAAAGGATGTAAAAATGATCTAGTTTTAAAGATAATACCCATCGAAGGTTCTATTGAAGTTAATggagaaaaacaaaaaaattttagtcAAATTTGGCCAGAAATAATTATTACTAAAAAATTGAGCAGCATTCAAGGATTCGCAAACATTGAAAAG GTATCAACAGTAAAAGGAAAATACCCACAACATTTTGTAAAGCTTTGGAAACGATATGACGATGAAAAAGGATCAGAGAATGACCATCCTGGACTTTTTGGAGAAAATCAACTTTTCGTAGTTTTAGAACTACATTTTGCAGGAAGTGACATGTcaaatgttatatttttaaactcGGAACAGTCATTTTACGCATTGCAACAG ATTATTCTGACTTTGGCTGTTGGTGAGGAAGATTATCAGTTCGAACATAGGGATCTCCATTGGGGAAACATATTGATTAAATCTACCACTAAAAAACACAtttgtttcaaatttaatAACACTGACTTGATTGTGGATTCGAAAGGAGTGAACATAACTATTATTGACTATACTCTTTCAAGAATAACCATTGATGAATGCTGCTACTTTAATGACCTCTCAAATGATGAGGAACTTTTTCAGGCATCAGGAgattatcaatttgatatttaCCGAATGATGCGTAATGAATTAAA
- the Haspin gene encoding serine/threonine-protein kinase haspin homolog isoform X11 gives MDKSSGDEIWEDSFDKLLDPRPQQSNLNIIKKNVRLSYNIDTSVENSSHSIKGCSPKSCNRSVSISTPNYNHLGKDLFNCGLSPINRLQLDGFEDTTEKCNADKDAEPNTKKRGLIVPSKNQIDTFSKFSNQTNKVACASNQSNKIVGVVLKPGKWRKSLNIFRQTQISVLNESKKLESRNSVCQDRKSIFLNGLNKQNVISQQDFYKYCNQGKPLKFNAAYSQYKMLKTHKIGEGAYGEVFRYTPNRKGCKNDLVLKIIPIEGSIEVNGEKQKNFSQIWPEIIITKKLSSIQGFANIEKVSTVKGKYPQHFVKLWKRYDDEKGSENDHPGLFGENQLFVVLELHFAGSDMSNVIFLNSEQSFYALQQIILTLAVGEEDYQFEHRDLHWGNILIKSTTKKHICFKFNNTDLIVDSKGVNITIIDYTLSRITIDECCYFNDLSNDEELFQASGDYQFDIYRMMRNELK, from the exons ATGGATAAATCATCAGGAGACGAAATATGGGAGGATTCGTTTGATAAATTGTTGGACCCGAGACC GCAACAAAGTAATCTGAACATAATAAAGAAGAATGTAAGATTATCATATAATATCGACACGAGTGTAGAAAATAGCAGCCACAGTATAAAAGGTTGTTCACCAAAAAGTTGCAATCGAAGTGTATCTATATCAACACCTAATTATAACCACTTAGGCAAGGACTTGTTTAATTGCGGTTTGTCTCCGATCAACCGCTTACAACTTGATGGTTTTGAAGACACGACTGAGAAATGCAATGCCGATAAGGATGCAGAGccaaatacaaaaaaaagaggTTTGATAGTACCATCTAAAAACCAAATTGACACATTTTCTAAATTTAGTAACCAAACAAATAAGGTTGCTTGTGCTAGTAACCAATCGAATAAGATTGTTGGTGTTGTACTAAAACCAGGAAAGTGGCGTAAGTCACTAAACATTTTTCGCCAAACTCAAATAAGTGTTCTAAATGAAAGCAAAAAATTGGAAAGCCGGAACTCAGTATGCCAGGATCGGAagtcaatatttttaaatggtctaaataaacaaaatgttatttctcAACAAGACTTCTATAAATATTGCAATCAAGGCAAGCCCCTTAAATTTAATGCTGCATATTCGCAATATAAAATGTTGAAAACCCACAAAATAGGCGAAGGGGCTTACGGAGAAGTCTTTCGTTACACTCCAAACCGTAAAGGATGTAAAAATGATCTAGTTTTAAAGATAATACCCATCGAAGGTTCTATTGAAGTTAATggagaaaaacaaaaaaattttagtcAAATTTGGCCAGAAATAATTATTACTAAAAAATTGAGCAGCATTCAAGGATTCGCAAACATTGAAAAG GTATCAACAGTAAAAGGAAAATACCCACAACATTTTGTAAAGCTTTGGAAACGATATGACGATGAAAAAGGATCAGAGAATGACCATCCTGGACTTTTTGGAGAAAATCAACTTTTCGTAGTTTTAGAACTACATTTTGCAGGAAGTGACATGTcaaatgttatatttttaaactcGGAACAGTCATTTTACGCATTGCAACAG ATTATTCTGACTTTGGCTGTTGGTGAGGAAGATTATCAGTTCGAACATAGGGATCTCCATTGGGGAAACATATTGATTAAATCTACCACTAAAAAACACAtttgtttcaaatttaatAACACTGACTTGATTGTGGATTCGAAAGGAGTGAACATAACTATTATTGACTATACTCTTTCAAGAATAACCATTGATGAATGCTGCTACTTTAATGACCTCTCAAATGATGAGGAACTTTTTCAGGCATCAGGAgattatcaatttgatatttaCCGAATGATGCGTAATGAATTAAA ATAG
- the Haspin gene encoding serine/threonine-protein kinase haspin homolog isoform X5, with protein MDKSSGDEIWEDSFDKLLDPRPQQSNLNIIKKNVRLSYNIDTSVENSSHSIKGCSPKSCNRSVSISTPNYNHLGKDLFNCGLSPINRLQLDGFEDTTEKCNADKDAEPNTKKRGLIVPSKNQIDTFSKFSNQTNKVACASNQSNKIVGVVLKPGKWRKSLNIFRQTQISVLNESKKLESRNSVCQDRKSIFLNGLNKQNVISQQDFYKYCNQGKPLKFNAAYSQYKMLKTHKIGEGAYGEVFRYTPNRKGCKNDLVLKIIPIEGSIEVNGEKQKNFSQIWPEIIITKKLSSIQGFANIEKVSTVKGKYPQHFVKLWKRYDDEKGSENDHPGLFGENQLFVVLELHFAGSDMSNVIFLNSEQSFYALQQIILTLAVGEEDYQFEHRDLHWGNILIKSTTKKHICFKFNNTDLIVDSKGVNITIIDYTLSRITIDECCYFNDLSNDEELFQASGDYQFDIYRMMRNELKNSPLVLSKLTLNVVVWTPKTLNAVVAQKQQLRQKMWKKSEKWYWPIAN; from the exons ATGGATAAATCATCAGGAGACGAAATATGGGAGGATTCGTTTGATAAATTGTTGGACCCGAGACC GCAACAAAGTAATCTGAACATAATAAAGAAGAATGTAAGATTATCATATAATATCGACACGAGTGTAGAAAATAGCAGCCACAGTATAAAAGGTTGTTCACCAAAAAGTTGCAATCGAAGTGTATCTATATCAACACCTAATTATAACCACTTAGGCAAGGACTTGTTTAATTGCGGTTTGTCTCCGATCAACCGCTTACAACTTGATGGTTTTGAAGACACGACTGAGAAATGCAATGCCGATAAGGATGCAGAGccaaatacaaaaaaaagaggTTTGATAGTACCATCTAAAAACCAAATTGACACATTTTCTAAATTTAGTAACCAAACAAATAAGGTTGCTTGTGCTAGTAACCAATCGAATAAGATTGTTGGTGTTGTACTAAAACCAGGAAAGTGGCGTAAGTCACTAAACATTTTTCGCCAAACTCAAATAAGTGTTCTAAATGAAAGCAAAAAATTGGAAAGCCGGAACTCAGTATGCCAGGATCGGAagtcaatatttttaaatggtctaaataaacaaaatgttatttctcAACAAGACTTCTATAAATATTGCAATCAAGGCAAGCCCCTTAAATTTAATGCTGCATATTCGCAATATAAAATGTTGAAAACCCACAAAATAGGCGAAGGGGCTTACGGAGAAGTCTTTCGTTACACTCCAAACCGTAAAGGATGTAAAAATGATCTAGTTTTAAAGATAATACCCATCGAAGGTTCTATTGAAGTTAATggagaaaaacaaaaaaattttagtcAAATTTGGCCAGAAATAATTATTACTAAAAAATTGAGCAGCATTCAAGGATTCGCAAACATTGAAAAG GTATCAACAGTAAAAGGAAAATACCCACAACATTTTGTAAAGCTTTGGAAACGATATGACGATGAAAAAGGATCAGAGAATGACCATCCTGGACTTTTTGGAGAAAATCAACTTTTCGTAGTTTTAGAACTACATTTTGCAGGAAGTGACATGTcaaatgttatatttttaaactcGGAACAGTCATTTTACGCATTGCAACAG ATTATTCTGACTTTGGCTGTTGGTGAGGAAGATTATCAGTTCGAACATAGGGATCTCCATTGGGGAAACATATTGATTAAATCTACCACTAAAAAACACAtttgtttcaaatttaatAACACTGACTTGATTGTGGATTCGAAAGGAGTGAACATAACTATTATTGACTATACTCTTTCAAGAATAACCATTGATGAATGCTGCTACTTTAATGACCTCTCAAATGATGAGGAACTTTTTCAGGCATCAGGAgattatcaatttgatatttaCCGAATGATGCGTAATGAATTAAA
- the Haspin gene encoding serine/threonine-protein kinase haspin homolog isoform X12, which produces MDKSSGDEIWEDSFDKLLDPRPQQSNLNIIKKNVRLSYNIDTSVENSSHSIKGKDLFNCGLSPINRLQLDGFEDTTEKCNADKDAEPNTKKRGINSKRKIPTTFCKALETI; this is translated from the exons ATGGATAAATCATCAGGAGACGAAATATGGGAGGATTCGTTTGATAAATTGTTGGACCCGAGACC GCAACAAAGTAATCTGAACATAATAAAGAAGAATGTAAGATTATCATATAATATCGACACGAGTGTAGAAAATAGCAGCCACAGTATAAAAG GCAAGGACTTGTTTAATTGCGGTTTGTCTCCGATCAACCGCTTACAACTTGATGGTTTTGAAGACACGACTGAGAAATGCAATGCCGATAAGGATGCAGAGccaaatacaaaaaaaagag GTATCAACAGTAAAAGGAAAATACCCACAACATTTTGTAAAGCTTTGGAAACGATATGA
- the Haspin gene encoding serine/threonine-protein kinase haspin homolog isoform X6: MDKSSGDEIWEDSFDKLLDPRPQQSNLNIIKKNVRLSYNIDTSVENSSHSIKGCSPKSCNRSVSISTPNYNHLGKDLFNCGLSPINRLQLDGFEDTTEKCNADKDAEPNTKKRGLIVPSKNQIDTFSKFSNQTNKVACASNQSNKIVGVVLKPGKWRKSLNIFRQTQISVLNESKKLESRNSVCQDRKSIFLNGLNKQNVISQQDFYKYCNQGKPLKFNAAYSQYKMLKTHKIGEGAYGEVFRYTPNRKGCKNDLVLKIIPIEGSIEVNGEKQKNFSQIWPEIIITKKLSSIQGFANIEKVSTVKGKYPQHFVKLWKRYDDEKGSENDHPGLFGENQLFVVLELHFAGSDMSNVIFLNSEQSFYALQQIILTLAVGEEDYQFEHRDLHWGNILIKSTTKKHICFKFNNTDLIVDSKGVNITIIDYTLSRITIDECCYFNDLSNDEELFQASGDYQFDIYRMMRNELKKPRLPNLENARFHGSYSEWPDFLATFTTIIGIDKRH, translated from the exons ATGGATAAATCATCAGGAGACGAAATATGGGAGGATTCGTTTGATAAATTGTTGGACCCGAGACC GCAACAAAGTAATCTGAACATAATAAAGAAGAATGTAAGATTATCATATAATATCGACACGAGTGTAGAAAATAGCAGCCACAGTATAAAAGGTTGTTCACCAAAAAGTTGCAATCGAAGTGTATCTATATCAACACCTAATTATAACCACTTAGGCAAGGACTTGTTTAATTGCGGTTTGTCTCCGATCAACCGCTTACAACTTGATGGTTTTGAAGACACGACTGAGAAATGCAATGCCGATAAGGATGCAGAGccaaatacaaaaaaaagaggTTTGATAGTACCATCTAAAAACCAAATTGACACATTTTCTAAATTTAGTAACCAAACAAATAAGGTTGCTTGTGCTAGTAACCAATCGAATAAGATTGTTGGTGTTGTACTAAAACCAGGAAAGTGGCGTAAGTCACTAAACATTTTTCGCCAAACTCAAATAAGTGTTCTAAATGAAAGCAAAAAATTGGAAAGCCGGAACTCAGTATGCCAGGATCGGAagtcaatatttttaaatggtctaaataaacaaaatgttatttctcAACAAGACTTCTATAAATATTGCAATCAAGGCAAGCCCCTTAAATTTAATGCTGCATATTCGCAATATAAAATGTTGAAAACCCACAAAATAGGCGAAGGGGCTTACGGAGAAGTCTTTCGTTACACTCCAAACCGTAAAGGATGTAAAAATGATCTAGTTTTAAAGATAATACCCATCGAAGGTTCTATTGAAGTTAATggagaaaaacaaaaaaattttagtcAAATTTGGCCAGAAATAATTATTACTAAAAAATTGAGCAGCATTCAAGGATTCGCAAACATTGAAAAG GTATCAACAGTAAAAGGAAAATACCCACAACATTTTGTAAAGCTTTGGAAACGATATGACGATGAAAAAGGATCAGAGAATGACCATCCTGGACTTTTTGGAGAAAATCAACTTTTCGTAGTTTTAGAACTACATTTTGCAGGAAGTGACATGTcaaatgttatatttttaaactcGGAACAGTCATTTTACGCATTGCAACAG ATTATTCTGACTTTGGCTGTTGGTGAGGAAGATTATCAGTTCGAACATAGGGATCTCCATTGGGGAAACATATTGATTAAATCTACCACTAAAAAACACAtttgtttcaaatttaatAACACTGACTTGATTGTGGATTCGAAAGGAGTGAACATAACTATTATTGACTATACTCTTTCAAGAATAACCATTGATGAATGCTGCTACTTTAATGACCTCTCAAATGATGAGGAACTTTTTCAGGCATCAGGAgattatcaatttgatatttaCCGAATGATGCGTAATGAATTAAA